In Haloarcula halophila, a single window of DNA contains:
- a CDS encoding class I SAM-dependent methyltransferase, with the protein MTTKKYEIDEFAFIGRTFTEYQKMFDFDPASWAGQSILDCPAGPCSFVAVAHEHDITAVGADKMYNRSPAALSSSCAEDIETAMDALDGVEDLYVWEFYDDVSELRAYRERAASRFLSDYAHNGDRYVYADLPATPFDDHAFDLVLSAHFLFLYDDRLSYEFHLETIRELCRVGAQLRVFPLHGFDADQSDIAETLVKDLQSEGYTTDIREVPFEFQRGANKMLVVE; encoded by the coding sequence ATGACTACAAAAAAGTACGAGATTGACGAGTTCGCCTTCATAGGGCGAACATTCACCGAATACCAGAAGATGTTCGATTTCGATCCCGCTTCCTGGGCCGGACAAAGTATTCTCGACTGTCCTGCTGGTCCCTGTTCTTTCGTGGCAGTGGCTCACGAACATGACATTACGGCTGTCGGTGCAGACAAAATGTACAATCGGTCGCCGGCTGCGTTGTCGAGTAGTTGTGCCGAGGATATCGAAACGGCGATGGATGCTCTCGATGGTGTCGAAGATCTATACGTGTGGGAGTTCTACGACGATGTTTCTGAACTCAGGGCCTACCGTGAACGGGCAGCCTCACGCTTCCTGTCTGACTATGCCCACAACGGCGACCGATACGTCTATGCGGATCTGCCAGCGACCCCGTTTGACGATCACGCGTTTGATCTCGTCCTTTCGGCACACTTTCTGTTCCTCTACGACGACCGGTTGTCCTACGAGTTTCACCTCGAAACTATCCGAGAGTTATGCCGGGTTGGCGCTCAACTCCGCGTGTTCCCACTGCATGGGTTCGATGCCGACCAGTCCGACATCGCTGAGACACTTGTCAAGGACCTCCAGTCAGAGGGCTACACCACCGATATCCGAGAAGTTCCATTCGAGTTTCAGCGTGGTGCTAACAAGATGTTAGTCGTTGAGTAA
- a CDS encoding DUF7333 family protein, producing MWRYALVIVAVATVALTSVITPSTVFIMVLPSMIVFSVIAFFLRMKYGEFNASP from the coding sequence ATCTGGAGATACGCACTGGTGATCGTCGCCGTTGCGACAGTCGCGCTCACGTCCGTGATAACTCCCTCGACGGTCTTCATAATGGTCCTGCCCTCGATGATCGTCTTCTCGGTCATCGCGTTCTTTTTGAGGATGAAATACGGGGAGTTCAACGCCAGTCCGTAG
- a CDS encoding DUF7563 family protein, with the protein MPECSTCGGHVSDRFVRVFGDGEGTVYACPACSANAGIGEVTRERSEQL; encoded by the coding sequence ATGCCGGAATGCAGTACCTGCGGCGGACACGTCTCGGACCGGTTCGTGCGAGTATTTGGTGACGGTGAGGGCACAGTGTATGCGTGCCCCGCCTGTTCGGCGAACGCGGGAATCGGAGAAGTGACACGAGAGCGAAGTGAGCAGCTATAG
- a CDS encoding 4Fe-4S dicluster domain-containing protein — translation MAIDPSFENTYEEVDRHEDHRVWTTDGEEPTEQKQGIHGTHVAVDFDICIADGACLEDCPVDVFEWVETPGHPESEIKADPIHEDQCIDCMLCVDVCPVDAIDVDPGRAGRL, via the coding sequence ATGGCTATCGATCCAAGTTTCGAGAATACCTACGAGGAAGTCGACAGGCACGAGGACCATCGGGTATGGACGACAGATGGTGAAGAACCAACGGAGCAAAAACAGGGTATCCACGGGACCCATGTTGCAGTGGATTTCGACATCTGTATTGCGGACGGGGCCTGTCTAGAGGACTGCCCTGTTGACGTGTTCGAGTGGGTTGAAACGCCGGGTCACCCTGAGTCCGAAATCAAAGCCGACCCCATCCACGAGGACCAGTGTATCGACTGTATGCTCTGTGTCGATGTCTGCCCTGTTGATGCCATCGACGTTGACCCGGGACGAGCGGGGCGGCTCTGA